The genomic segment ATTCGCGCCGCGGCCGAGCGGCTGCAGCAGGCCGAGACAACCAAGGTGCAGATCCGCCAGCTGTCGCTGGATCATCCGGCGATCACGATTCCCGACGCCTACGCAATCCAGGGCGCCTGGATCGAGATCAAGCAGGCTGCGGGCCGACGCGTGCGCGGCCACAAGATCGGGCTGACCTCGAAGGCGATGCAGGGCCAGCTCGGCATCGATGAGCCGGACAGCGGCATTCTGCTCGACGACATGTTCTTTGGTGACGGCGGCATCGTGCCGACCGATCGCTTCATCGCGACGCGCGTCGAAGCCGAACTCGCCTTCGTCATCAAGCATCGCCTCGCCGGTCCGCATTGCACGATCTTCGACGTGCTGAACGCCACTGATTTCGTGGTGCCGGCACTGGAGATCCTCGATACCCGCGTACAGCGCGTCGATCCTGAGACCAAGGCGACGCGGAAGATCTATGACACCATCGCCGACAACGCGGCGAATGCCGGCATCGTGCTCGGCGGCCGGCCGATCCGGCCGCTCGACACCGACCTGCGCTGGATCGGCGCGCTCGCTTACAAGAACGGTCAGCTCGAGGAGACCGGCCTCGCCGCAGGCGTGCTCAACCATCCGGCGACCGCGGTGGCGTGGCTCGCCAACAAAATCGCGCCGCAGGGCCTGGCGCTGGAGCCAGGCCAGATCGTGCTGGCCGGCTCGTTCATTCGCGCGATCGAGACGGCGAAGGGTGATACGATCCAGGCCGACTACGGGCCCTACGGCACCGTGAGTTGTTACTTCGGGTAACGAGCCGAAGCGAGGGATCCATGCCGCATTTCACCATCGAATATTCCGCCAATCTCGACGACAAGCTCGACATCGCCGAGGTCGTCGAACTTGTTCGCAGCACCGCGATTGAAACCGGGATCTTTCCGGTTGGCGGGGTGCGGGTCCGCGCGATCCGCTGCGAGCATTATGCGATCGCCGACGGCCGGCCGGGCTTCGCCTTCATGGCGATGCTGCTGCGGCTCGGCGAAGGCCGCGACCTCGCCGCCCGCAAGCGCGCCGGCGATCACATCTTCGCCCAGCTCTCGCACTACCTTGATCCGCTGTTCGGCGACGAGGGCTTCGCGCTGTCGTTCGACATGGTGGTCAACGACAACGAGACGAGCTGGAAGCGCAACTCGATCCACGACCTGTTGATCGCCGAGGCCCGCCATGGCTGATGCCGCTACGCCCCCTTCCGGATTTCAGGCCAATCTCGACCGTGCCGCGCCGCTGCTGAAGCAGCTCAAGGCCGATGGCATCGGCCATCTGATCGGCGGCGAGATCGTCGCAGCCTCATCCGGCGAAGTGTTCGAGACGGCCTCGCCGATCGACAATTCGGTGC from the Rhodopseudomonas palustris genome contains:
- a CDS encoding 5-carboxymethyl-2-hydroxymuconate Delta-isomerase produces the protein MPHFTIEYSANLDDKLDIAEVVELVRSTAIETGIFPVGGVRVRAIRCEHYAIADGRPGFAFMAMLLRLGEGRDLAARKRAGDHIFAQLSHYLDPLFGDEGFALSFDMVVNDNETSWKRNSIHDLLIAEARHG
- the hpaH gene encoding 2-oxo-hept-4-ene-1,7-dioate hydratase, which produces MALSNNEIRAAAERLQQAETTKVQIRQLSLDHPAITIPDAYAIQGAWIEIKQAAGRRVRGHKIGLTSKAMQGQLGIDEPDSGILLDDMFFGDGGIVPTDRFIATRVEAELAFVIKHRLAGPHCTIFDVLNATDFVVPALEILDTRVQRVDPETKATRKIYDTIADNAANAGIVLGGRPIRPLDTDLRWIGALAYKNGQLEETGLAAGVLNHPATAVAWLANKIAPQGLALEPGQIVLAGSFIRAIETAKGDTIQADYGPYGTVSCYFG